The proteins below come from a single Nostoc sp. KVJ3 genomic window:
- a CDS encoding pentapeptide repeat-containing protein: MNLSIRHWLAERYIAINQIRGFSAGKLAGVAYRIVQDMEVKSLMPFDICTLVEVLELPLGIVWEEISVISQLTESLLRSLSQKKPLKRNEGTWLAFQIGYLQALQAILEQEASLQRPWLDRASIPIQPHILKEEVGKLTLQDPQLQGLLKTLSPGKLTDTQAEQALSLVADSLLVQQLNSAAIAWFVANGAEEPEAKLLTQRLVNSLPGNMLVVVTENAAPLAQLQKFFRLGISLSPSLITPEVGSTVSEKIDLQREHYRASLIKNLSMPLLMESFALKDIYVPQKGLPIEESISEQDKKTIKTVDLKTWAQQQLADLETIAVIESEPGYGKTSFCQLWAANIAQEFYPTWMPIVIKLREVTYGKTLIETLNSAFGVNLSTWLEQKNLPCLLLLDGLDELPPSAQGIRAKAIFIQQLLNFQSQHKHKIVLTSRSTTLQEIAPEIPLPLRRIIIQPLDVDELKQWFQQWAKVQSLAIAQNFFTFLKQSGLFANQSKSSELSPLVRQPLMLHLLGILHRDGLLDDEVLQLAANTSKSSLLWEIYHRLSRWLLGYPLTGGIKTMLLRSGSAHIHRTPEAIANLLANRHPQDLLEQMQAIALQILHSQHHQINLAEELNPNTLPAFYFKIQDSDTSRKTTQSSLVLANTTQRNLIEFSHIKLGEFLCAKAVATELKLLTQYQNEVYGTLTFVLDSPNSVAQHIYNLLGYGILSQEIEELAIAILRREQKHKFSFEVLLQRLLSFWRAYCQGYWLDEGIAHKALTHFHALQNPVNVEQVNAAVGLNVFLLLCACCRETRIPFSPCGNPLNLTEFNPEALSALIARTTVLHKSAFANRIKSLAGLNLSGASLLQVILTGVNLEQTNLSNAELIGVNLAGANLQHANLAGANLQHANLAGANLQHANLTGANLQQTNLMGTSLNSANLTNAYLFDAIIAEANKKLAADNGAMFSKESFQLLKNLRSQQPFLNTVQITTNIDNNWNKLPAIGIIESSEGTILPVGLYDDDDAEDETVFGNNPIGE, from the coding sequence ATGAACTTGAGTATTCGCCACTGGTTGGCAGAACGCTATATCGCAATCAATCAAATTAGAGGGTTTTCAGCAGGGAAATTGGCAGGTGTTGCTTACCGAATTGTTCAGGATATGGAAGTCAAAAGTCTCATGCCTTTTGATATCTGTACCTTAGTAGAGGTTTTAGAACTGCCTTTAGGGATTGTTTGGGAAGAAATCAGTGTTATTTCCCAGTTGACAGAAAGTCTGTTACGTAGTCTCAGCCAAAAAAAACCATTAAAACGTAATGAAGGAACGTGGCTAGCGTTTCAAATTGGCTATCTCCAAGCTTTGCAAGCAATTTTAGAGCAGGAAGCAAGCCTACAAAGACCGTGGTTAGACCGGGCAAGTATACCTATTCAACCACACATCCTGAAAGAAGAAGTGGGTAAACTCACCCTCCAAGATCCGCAGTTGCAAGGATTGCTAAAAACTCTCAGCCCAGGTAAATTAACCGATACTCAAGCTGAACAAGCATTGTCTCTGGTTGCAGATTCATTACTAGTACAACAACTAAATAGTGCTGCGATCGCTTGGTTCGTTGCCAATGGTGCAGAGGAACCTGAAGCTAAACTTTTAACACAGCGTTTAGTTAACTCACTTCCTGGGAACATGCTGGTAGTTGTTACTGAAAATGCTGCCCCTTTAGCCCAACTACAAAAATTCTTCCGTTTGGGGATTTCCTTGTCTCCAAGTTTGATTACTCCAGAAGTTGGTTCTACAGTCAGTGAGAAAATTGACTTGCAACGAGAACATTATCGGGCAAGTTTGATTAAAAACCTCAGTATGCCTTTGCTAATGGAATCCTTTGCTCTGAAGGATATCTATGTACCACAAAAAGGCTTACCAATAGAAGAAAGTATTTCTGAGCAGGATAAAAAAACTATTAAAACAGTTGATTTAAAGACATGGGCACAGCAACAACTAGCTGATTTAGAAACGATCGCTGTCATTGAGTCGGAACCTGGTTATGGAAAAACAAGTTTTTGCCAACTTTGGGCAGCAAACATAGCACAGGAATTTTACCCTACTTGGATGCCGATCGTAATTAAGTTACGAGAGGTAACTTATGGCAAAACTTTAATCGAAACCCTGAATTCTGCCTTTGGTGTGAATCTTTCAACCTGGTTAGAGCAAAAAAATCTCCCTTGTCTGTTGTTGCTGGATGGTTTGGATGAACTACCCCCTTCTGCTCAGGGTATCAGGGCAAAAGCAATTTTTATTCAGCAATTGCTAAACTTTCAATCTCAGCATAAACACAAAATTGTGTTAACGAGTCGGTCAACAACATTACAGGAAATTGCCCCAGAGATCCCGCTACCATTGAGGCGAATTATCATTCAGCCGTTGGATGTGGACGAACTCAAGCAATGGTTTCAGCAGTGGGCAAAAGTGCAATCGTTAGCGATCGCTCAAAATTTCTTTACATTCTTAAAACAGTCAGGCTTATTTGCCAACCAATCAAAGTCTTCCGAATTATCTCCCCTTGTTCGTCAACCCCTAATGCTGCATTTATTGGGCATTTTGCACCGCGACGGACTACTAGATGATGAAGTATTGCAATTAGCTGCTAATACTTCCAAGTCTTCTCTGTTATGGGAAATTTATCATCGTTTGAGTCGATGGTTATTAGGCTATCCGCTAACTGGTGGGATCAAAACGATGCTACTGCGCTCAGGATCGGCTCATATCCATCGGACTCCAGAAGCGATCGCTAATTTACTCGCTAATCGTCATCCCCAAGATTTACTTGAGCAGATGCAAGCGATCGCTCTCCAGATTTTACACTCGCAACATCATCAAATTAATTTGGCTGAGGAATTAAATCCGAATACCTTGCCAGCTTTTTATTTTAAAATTCAGGATTCCGATACTTCACGCAAAACCACACAGTCTTCCCTTGTTTTGGCGAATACCACCCAAAGGAATTTAATTGAGTTTTCGCATATTAAGTTAGGAGAATTTCTTTGTGCTAAGGCTGTGGCTACTGAGTTGAAATTACTGACTCAGTACCAAAATGAAGTCTATGGTACGCTCACTTTTGTGCTTGATTCTCCCAATAGTGTTGCCCAGCATATTTACAATTTACTGGGTTACGGGATACTTAGCCAGGAAATTGAAGAACTAGCGATCGCAATTTTGCGGCGAGAGCAAAAGCACAAATTTTCCTTTGAAGTTTTGTTGCAACGGCTTTTGTCTTTCTGGCGTGCTTACTGTCAAGGCTATTGGTTAGATGAAGGGATAGCCCACAAAGCTTTAACTCATTTCCACGCACTGCAAAACCCAGTAAATGTTGAACAAGTGAATGCTGCTGTAGGACTGAATGTGTTTTTATTGCTTTGTGCTTGCTGCCGAGAAACAAGAATACCTTTTTCACCTTGTGGGAATCCACTAAATTTAACAGAATTCAATCCAGAGGCTTTAAGTGCGCTAATTGCTAGAACAACAGTTTTACACAAAAGCGCCTTTGCAAACCGAATCAAATCTTTGGCTGGACTCAATTTATCGGGAGCCTCTTTGCTGCAAGTCATCTTAACTGGGGTAAATCTTGAGCAGACAAACTTATCCAATGCGGAGTTAATCGGGGTAAACCTCGCAGGTGCAAACCTCCAACACGCAAATCTCGCAGGTGCAAATCTCCAACACGCAAACCTCGCAGGTGCAAATCTCCAACACGCAAATCTTACAGGCGCAAACCTCCAGCAGACTAACCTGATGGGGACAAGTCTTAATTCAGCTAATCTCACCAACGCCTACTTATTTGATGCCATCATCGCTGAGGCTAACAAAAAATTAGCCGCTGATAATGGTGCCATGTTCTCCAAAGAGTCGTTTCAACTACTAAAAAATTTGCGATCGCAGCAGCCTTTCTTAAATACTGTCCAAATTACGACCAATATAGATAATAATTGGAACAAACTCCCTGCGATCGGAATAATTGAAAGCTCCGAAGGCACAATTTTACCAGTAGGTTTATATGATGACGATGATGCTGAGGATGAAACAGTTTTTGGCAACAACCCTATTGGGGAATAG
- a CDS encoding diacylglycerol/polyprenol kinase family protein → MTNNNFIGLLISYLYATSLLVIAEGLRKLFGVKPDLTRKVIHIGAGMWVFGILLLFKHWEIGIIPFATFIGLNYLLYRYRIIGAMDTQDSSPGTVYFAISVTLLFGLLWRPEGPVDNAPIAVAAVMAMTWGDALAALIGRRFGQHKYQVGNSVRSWEGSTAMFIASTVVIFLVLLLLPGSLLSPLATPLSLGWALLTAVVTATFATFAEAVSPHGTDNLSVPLVTAGVIWVVMQIF, encoded by the coding sequence ATGACAAACAATAATTTTATCGGGCTGCTAATTTCTTATCTTTATGCTACAAGTCTGCTTGTCATTGCCGAGGGACTGCGTAAGTTATTTGGTGTAAAACCAGATTTGACTCGCAAGGTAATTCATATCGGTGCAGGGATGTGGGTTTTTGGCATCCTGTTGCTGTTTAAGCATTGGGAAATTGGAATTATCCCTTTTGCGACTTTTATCGGACTCAACTACCTGTTATACCGCTACCGTATCATCGGCGCAATGGATACTCAGGATAGTTCACCTGGTACAGTTTATTTTGCTATCTCAGTAACACTGCTTTTCGGGTTACTTTGGCGACCAGAAGGGCCTGTAGATAATGCCCCAATCGCCGTAGCTGCGGTAATGGCGATGACTTGGGGTGATGCATTAGCAGCATTAATTGGCAGACGCTTCGGACAGCATAAATACCAAGTGGGAAATTCTGTTCGTTCCTGGGAGGGTTCAACAGCAATGTTTATAGCGAGTACAGTAGTGATTTTCTTAGTGCTGTTACTGCTACCTGGTTCTTTACTTAGTCCCCTCGCAACGCCTTTAAGTTTAGGATGGGCTTTATTAACAGCAGTAGTAACTGCTACTTTCGCAACCTTCGCAGAGGCAGTTTCACCCCACGGCACAGATAACCTCAGTGTGCCTCTGGTAACTGCGGGAGTTATATGGGTTGTGATGCAGATATTTTAA
- a CDS encoding DUF3685 domain-containing protein, with product MSDRPLKLLLIDQDPIFRLGLRVALEGIPNLEVVGIVETDTAALQILAEIAQEDPKQVNLLVLEFGNGRSITSQQLGLQFCRQLQALYPNLPIFLLSNVQEQGLLLAAKSIGVNGYCPKGTPLPELVTAMQEVADGGDYWFQDTETITTDAINRISTPHSCTDVINRVSPLPFFKLRNNLRLSGIAYIEATLTAVTVKLQVPGLPVLDRAILAGRQRELLAADWLLNRLLVSSQEKQQEDIPIADELPLTALLSSAIQQRQTVSSPLLSPGTLQSVLFASCITKLQFSLRNVTDVPLEIDIFREDKKRELLYLILQKLAQQLDELRASQIDTNQLNELKNTLIRDLWQVAITDFFGKFSRIKIGDKNIETVNLLMRNSEIVRMDILNRIPLVIDLYSYLLFQTELYIDNGYYPAVSDEAKSQALMILENLLIQIANGVAQPLLNSLADVEAIKQNLYDRQFISTREIERFRNDLSWKYRLKNYVNEPKAIFESRYDLFVIAPRGIAKTSVYAPRNEELVKLSNIPLVVTLLLEFSDAIAPRLKSLLAFVGSGIVFILTQVIGRGLGLIGRGILQGIGSVSFLEKNLRRNSDRPK from the coding sequence ATGAGCGATCGCCCTCTAAAATTACTGTTAATTGACCAAGACCCGATTTTTCGTCTGGGATTACGGGTAGCTCTAGAAGGAATTCCTAACTTAGAAGTAGTAGGAATTGTAGAAACTGATACCGCTGCCTTGCAGATTTTAGCAGAAATTGCCCAAGAAGACCCTAAACAGGTAAATTTGCTGGTTTTGGAATTTGGTAATGGTCGTTCCATCACTAGCCAGCAGCTAGGTTTACAATTCTGTCGCCAACTCCAAGCCTTATATCCCAACCTGCCAATCTTCCTCCTTAGTAATGTTCAAGAACAAGGATTGCTACTAGCTGCCAAATCTATTGGTGTAAATGGCTACTGCCCAAAAGGTACACCACTTCCTGAATTAGTCACCGCCATGCAAGAAGTTGCAGATGGTGGTGACTATTGGTTTCAAGACACAGAGACAATCACAACAGACGCGATTAATCGCATCTCTACCCCTCATTCTTGTACAGACGTGATTAATCGTGTCTCTCCACTCCCCTTTTTTAAACTAAGAAATAATTTACGTTTGTCAGGAATTGCTTACATTGAAGCAACTCTAACCGCAGTAACAGTAAAATTACAAGTTCCCGGATTACCAGTACTAGATCGAGCAATTCTTGCTGGACGGCAACGAGAACTGCTAGCAGCTGATTGGTTGCTAAATCGATTGTTGGTTTCATCACAAGAAAAGCAACAGGAAGATATTCCCATTGCTGATGAGCTACCTCTGACTGCTTTATTGAGTAGTGCAATTCAGCAAAGACAAACTGTGTCATCTCCCTTACTTAGTCCGGGAACACTACAATCTGTATTATTTGCATCTTGCATTACTAAACTTCAGTTCTCTTTACGAAATGTCACAGATGTGCCTTTAGAAATTGACATCTTTCGTGAAGATAAAAAACGAGAATTACTTTATTTGATTCTGCAAAAATTAGCTCAACAGTTAGATGAACTACGGGCTTCTCAAATCGATACAAATCAATTAAATGAGTTAAAGAATACCTTGATACGTGATTTATGGCAAGTAGCAATCACAGATTTTTTTGGTAAATTTTCTCGAATAAAAATTGGTGATAAGAATATAGAAACTGTTAATTTATTGATGCGAAATTCAGAAATTGTCCGAATGGATATTCTTAATAGAATACCTCTAGTTATTGACTTGTATTCTTATCTTTTATTTCAAACAGAATTGTATATTGATAATGGCTATTATCCAGCAGTGAGTGATGAGGCAAAATCTCAAGCATTGATGATTTTAGAGAACTTGTTGATTCAAATAGCCAATGGGGTAGCACAACCTTTGTTAAACTCTTTAGCAGATGTAGAAGCAATTAAACAAAATTTATATGACCGCCAATTTATTTCTACAAGAGAGATAGAAAGATTTAGAAATGATTTGTCGTGGAAGTATCGGTTAAAAAATTATGTAAATGAGCCAAAAGCTATTTTTGAGAGTCGTTACGATCTATTTGTAATTGCGCCTCGTGGTATTGCCAAGACTTCAGTTTATGCTCCTCGAAATGAGGAATTAGTCAAACTCTCGAATATTCCATTAGTGGTGACATTGCTTTTAGAATTTAGTGATGCGATCGCACCGCGTTTAAAATCGCTATTAGCTTTTGTAGGTAGCGGTATAGTCTTTATCCTCACCCAAGTAATAGGTCGGGGCTTAGGTTTAATCGGTCGTGGTATTCTTCAAGGTATTGGTAGCGTCTCGTTTTTAGAAAAGAATCTGAGACGAAATAGCGATCGCCCCAAATGA
- a CDS encoding VOC family protein, protein MRAIGAGAKVLDAPKAHPGGQTIARVRDLNGVLVSLVSG, encoded by the coding sequence ATGAGAGCGATCGGGGCAGGTGCAAAAGTATTAGATGCTCCGAAAGCCCACCCTGGAGGACAAACAATTGCTCGTGTCCGCGATCTTAATGGCGTGTTGGTGTCTTTGGTGAGTGGCTAA
- a CDS encoding GAF domain-containing protein — protein sequence MQIHPHSESNQSHNRREQGLQKLLARLVKTMQRDELVRQTTNQLRELLQVDRVVLYYFYGQWQGQVTFESLSSPEFSILGSTGPDNCFNDQYAALYLAGRVKAIADIELEPIEPCHRDFLSNMQVRANLVVPILIPRGLWGLLAAHHCQGPHYWSPSDIEMMQAGARTLATAPYILES from the coding sequence GTGCAAATTCATCCTCACTCCGAATCTAATCAGAGTCATAATCGCCGTGAACAGGGTTTGCAAAAATTGCTTGCTCGCCTTGTGAAAACAATGCAGCGCGATGAGCTAGTTAGGCAAACAACCAATCAACTCAGAGAATTGCTTCAGGTTGATCGGGTGGTCTTGTATTATTTTTACGGGCAGTGGCAAGGTCAAGTGACTTTTGAATCTTTGAGTTCTCCAGAATTCTCAATACTGGGTTCCACTGGCCCAGATAATTGTTTTAACGATCAGTATGCTGCTTTATACTTGGCAGGACGAGTAAAGGCGATCGCTGATATTGAATTAGAGCCAATCGAGCCTTGTCACCGAGATTTTCTTAGCAATATGCAGGTTCGTGCCAACCTAGTTGTACCAATTTTGATTCCGAGAGGATTATGGGGATTGCTAGCAGCACATCACTGTCAAGGGCCTCATTATTGGTCGCCATCAGATATAGAAATGATGCAAGCAGGGGCACGAACTCTAGCAACAGCCCCTTACATACTAGAAAGTTAA
- a CDS encoding DUF262 domain-containing protein, with protein sequence MSSGFAAPITIKDAIDRIVDRTYLLPAIQRKFVWSSEKIEVLFDSIMRGYPINSFMFWEVKESKIKNEFRFYQFLTEYRHFFKEDNPDIDTKGYKDFYAVIDGQQRLTSIYIGLKGSYAYKLPRKFWRDTEDAMPTRHLYLNLSEALPEENERQMMYNFQFLTKYEYDKKSSDKNSTWYRVNDILRFKSKDELDNFIDSKGWLKRDFTKQTIRKLYEVIFNERLINYYLETTQEIDTVLDIFIRTNSGGEPLSFSDLLMSITTANWELNARKEITDVVHQVFGISSPGFLISKDFVLKTCLVLFNDNIKFQIKNFDRSSVTIFQENWDRIKKSIIESFILLSNLGFNNQNLTAKNAVIPIIYYIYYRKIETDINHTTKHNLDKELIKKWLCLSLLKGVFSGQSDTVLSSLRKVIKSELADTSKELCFPLEKIKNDFKADPAKNISLDDELIEALLVTQKDAPDCFAILSLFYSHLNFAGSKYHKDHMHPASYFKGIQRKDFQTDEDFGFYSDPCNWNGIANLQLLNEWENTSKGATPLKDWVTEKCINKAEKLIPDESLDISDFKIFIAKRKELLKTRLKNMVI encoded by the coding sequence ATGTCCAGTGGATTTGCCGCCCCCATTACAATTAAAGATGCTATTGACCGCATCGTTGATCGAACTTATTTGCTTCCAGCGATTCAAAGAAAATTCGTTTGGAGTAGCGAAAAAATAGAAGTGCTTTTTGACAGCATAATGAGGGGCTATCCAATCAACTCATTTATGTTTTGGGAAGTGAAAGAAAGTAAAATCAAAAACGAATTCAGATTTTACCAGTTTCTAACTGAATATCGTCATTTTTTTAAAGAAGATAATCCTGATATTGATACGAAAGGTTATAAAGACTTTTATGCAGTTATTGATGGACAACAACGACTGACAAGTATTTATATTGGACTTAAAGGATCTTACGCTTATAAGTTACCCAGAAAGTTTTGGAGAGATACAGAAGATGCTATGCCAACAAGACATCTGTATTTAAACCTTTCTGAGGCTTTGCCAGAAGAAAATGAAAGACAAATGATGTATAATTTCCAGTTTTTAACCAAATATGAATATGATAAAAAATCATCTGACAAAAATTCAACATGGTATCGTGTAAACGATATTTTAAGATTTAAAAGTAAAGATGAACTTGATAATTTTATTGATAGTAAAGGCTGGCTAAAAAGAGATTTTACAAAACAGACTATAAGAAAACTTTACGAAGTAATTTTCAATGAGCGATTGATAAATTACTACCTTGAAACAACTCAAGAAATAGATACCGTATTAGATATTTTTATTCGGACTAATAGCGGTGGCGAACCTCTAAGCTTTTCTGATTTGCTTATGTCAATTACAACTGCAAATTGGGAATTGAATGCAAGAAAGGAAATAACTGATGTTGTACATCAGGTTTTTGGAATTTCCAGTCCGGGGTTTTTAATTAGCAAAGATTTTGTTTTAAAAACTTGCTTAGTTCTATTCAATGATAATATTAAATTTCAAATCAAAAATTTTGATCGAAGTAGCGTTACTATATTTCAAGAGAATTGGGACAGAATTAAGAAAAGTATAATTGAAAGCTTTATATTGCTTTCAAACTTAGGTTTCAATAATCAAAATTTAACAGCAAAAAATGCTGTTATCCCAATTATATACTATATATATTATAGAAAAATAGAAACCGATATTAATCACACTACTAAACACAATTTGGACAAAGAACTAATCAAAAAGTGGCTTTGTTTGTCGTTATTAAAAGGTGTTTTTAGTGGACAATCAGACACAGTGCTTTCAAGTTTACGTAAAGTCATTAAATCAGAATTAGCTGACACATCAAAGGAACTATGTTTCCCGCTTGAAAAAATTAAAAATGATTTTAAAGCTGATCCAGCAAAAAATATCTCGCTTGACGACGAATTAATTGAAGCATTATTAGTAACCCAAAAAGATGCTCCTGACTGTTTTGCTATCTTATCATTATTTTATTCTCACTTAAACTTCGCTGGTTCTAAATATCACAAAGACCATATGCATCCTGCAAGTTATTTTAAAGGCATACAACGAAAAGACTTTCAGACAGATGAGGATTTTGGTTTTTATTCAGACCCTTGCAACTGGAACGGAATAGCCAATCTTCAACTTCTTAACGAATGGGAAAATACATCGAAAGGTGCAACTCCCCTTAAGGACTGGGTAACTGAAAAATGTATTAACAAAGCAGAAAAACTCATACCTGATGAAAGCCTTGACATATCAGACTTCAAAATATTTATAGCAAAGCGAAAGGAATTGTTAAAAACCCGACTAAAAAATATGGTGATATGA